The Archocentrus centrarchus isolate MPI-CPG fArcCen1 chromosome 7, fArcCen1, whole genome shotgun sequence genome window below encodes:
- the rap1gapa gene encoding rap1 GTPase-activating protein 1 isoform X1 — MPHRKRSFTFGAYGGVDKTFSKARSLWKQDGSDPRISATLEPQLLQPKLPFSTSPFQKTPDLFEMIEKMQGNRMDEQRCTFPPPLKTEEDYIPYPSVHEVLGRKSPFPLILLPQFGGYWIEGTNHELSQTGDAEPLQPLSPNTRTKLECNTMATLFRKHFLGKEHFNYYSVDSALGHLVFSLKYEVIGDQEHLRLMLRTKLKTYHDVIPISCLTEFPNVVQMAKLVCEEVNVDRFYPVLYPKASRLIVTFDEHVINNNFKFGVVYQKFGQTSEEELFGNNEESPAFVEFLEFLGEKIELHNFKGFRGGLDVTHGQTGTESVYCNYRNKEVMFHVSTKLPYTEGDTQQLQRKRHIGNDIVAIVFQEENTPFVPDMIASNFLHAYIVVQVVNPCSDNVLYKVSVTARDDVPFFGPALPNPAIFKKGPEFHEFLFTKLINAEYACYKAEKFAKLEERTRSALLETLYEELHVNSQAIMGVGGEDDKLENGSAGGGGFFESFKRVMRSRSQSVDAMGLTFKKPHTFSTSLSGNFNNNPAESPKFPGISLLVPGKSPSKYGRRGSAIGIGTVEESLIIPGKSPTRKKSGPFSSRRSSAIGIENIQEVQEKSSSRDNSPNTQKTPDSGHVSQDPKSDNSSNQSSPEVLTTTKNSSYLVGRAPSIPEAHDLSRSSSNASSFASVVEENEAEATEDYDTGMESLSSAGTPHKRDSFTYGTWLEDSNSNTTVTSHGSSPGPGKSDRGKGTDVRVKLERSHNHQSSSNC, encoded by the exons GGGAACAGGATGGATGAGCAGAGATGCACCTTTCCTCCACCACTTAAG acTGAGGAGGATTACATACCGTACCCAAGCGTCCATGAG GTTTTGGGGAGAAAGAGCCCCTTTCCTCTTATACTCCTGCCACAGTTTGGGGGCTACTGGATTGAGGGGACCAACCATGAGCTGAGCCAGACAGGAGACGCAGAGCCTCTCCAGCCTCTGTCCCCAAACACTCGGACCAAGCTAGAATGTAACACAATGGCTACACTCTTCAGGAAACATTTCCTGGGCAAG GAACACTTTAATTACTATTCAGTGGACAGTGCCCTTGGACATCTGGTGTTCTCCCTAAAATATGAGGTGATTGGTGACCAGGAACATCTGCGTCTGATGCTCAG GACCAAGCTGAAAACCTACCATGATGTgatccccatttcctgtctgacAGAGTTTCCAAATGTAGTCCAAATGGCCAAG CTTGTCTGTGAAGAGGTCAACGTGGACCGCTTTTATCCTGTCCTTTATCCAAAA GCTTCAAGACTCATTGTCACCTTCGATGAACATGTGATAAACAACAATTTTAAGTTTGGGGTCGTctatcaaaagtttggacag ACTTCAGAGGAAGAGCTGTTTGGCAACAATGAAGAGAGTCCTGCCTTTGTAGAATTCTTGGAGTTTCTGGGAGAGAAAATTGAACTGCATAACTTTAAAGG TTTCCGAGGAGGGTTAGATGTGACTCACGGGCAGACTGGCACAGAATCTGTCTACTGCAACTACCGCAACAAAGAGGTCATGTTTCATGTGTCCACAAAACTGCCTTACACAGAGGGGGACACGCAGCAG TTGCAGAGAAAAAGGCACATAGGAAATGACATCGTGGCCATCGTTTTCCAAGAAGAAAATACTCCCTTTGTACCAGACATGATCGCCTCCAACTTTCTCCACGCTTACATTGTAGTCCAAGTGGTCAACCCCTGCTCTGACAATGTTCTCTACAAG GTGTCAGTGACAGCACGGGATGATGTACCTTTCTTTGGCCCTGCCCTCCCAAACCCTGCTATCTTTAAAAAG ggCCCTGAATTCCATGAATTCCTTTTTACTAAGCTAATCAATGCAGAATATGCCTGCTACAAAGCTGAGAAATTTGCCAAATTGGAG GAGCGAACAAGATCGGCCTTGTTAGAGACCCTTTATGAGGAGCTCCATGTAAACAGCCAGGCCATAATGGGTGTTGGAGGAGAGGATGACAAACTGGAAAATGGGAGCGCTGGAGGAGGGGGCTTCTTTGAGTCTTTTAAG AGGGTGATGCGCAGCAGGAGCCAGTCTGTGGATGCCATGGGTCTTACTTTCAAGAAGCCACACACATTCTCCACTAGCCTGAGCGGCAACTTTAACAACAACCCCGCAGAGAGCCCCAAATTCCCAGGGATA TCATTGCTTGTCCCAGGCAAAAGTCCGAGTAAATATGGACGCCGAGGCAGTGCCATAGGGATAGGAACAGTAGAAGAG TCTTTGATAATCCCAGGAAAAAGCCCAACCAGGAAAAAGTCTGGTCCTTTCAGCTCCCGGCGAAGCAGTGCCATTGGCATTGAAAACATTCAAGAAGTCCAGGAGAAGAG TAGCAGTAGAGATAACTCCCCAAATACTCAGAAGACCCCTGACAGTGGTCACGTCTCTCAAGATCCCAAATCTGACAACTCATCCAATCAGAGCTCTCCTGAGGTGCTCACAACCACCAAGAACAG TTCTTATCTTGTTGGCAGGGCCCCATCCATCCCCGAGGCTCACGACCTCTCCCGCTCGTCCTCCAATGCCAGCAGCTTCGCCAGTGTGGTGGAGGAAAATGAGGCGGAGGCAACAGAGGACTATGACACAGGCATG GAGAGTCTGTCATCTGCTGGAACACCGCACAAGCGAGACTCCTTCACCTACGGCACTTGGCTGGAGGACAGCAACAGTAACACCACTGTCACCAGTCATGGAAGCTCCCCAG GGCCTGGTAAATCTGATCGAGGAAAGGGGACAGACGTCCGTGTGAAACTGGAACGATCACACAATCATCAGTCCTCATCA AACTGTTAG
- the rap1gapa gene encoding rap1 GTPase-activating protein 1 isoform X2, whose amino-acid sequence MPHRKRSFTFGAYGGVDKTFSKARSLWKQDGSDPRISATLEPQLLQPKLPFSTSPFQKTPDLFEMIEKMQGNRMDEQRCTFPPPLKTEEDYIPYPSVHEVLGRKSPFPLILLPQFGGYWIEGTNHELSQTGDAEPLQPLSPNTRTKLECNTMATLFRKHFLGKEHFNYYSVDSALGHLVFSLKYEVIGDQEHLRLMLRTKLKTYHDVIPISCLTEFPNVVQMAKLVCEEVNVDRFYPVLYPKASRLIVTFDEHVINNNFKFGVVYQKFGQTSEEELFGNNEESPAFVEFLEFLGEKIELHNFKGFRGGLDVTHGQTGTESVYCNYRNKEVMFHVSTKLPYTEGDTQQLQRKRHIGNDIVAIVFQEENTPFVPDMIASNFLHAYIVVQVVNPCSDNVLYKVSVTARDDVPFFGPALPNPAIFKKGPEFHEFLFTKLINAEYACYKAEKFAKLEERTRSALLETLYEELHVNSQAIMGVGGEDDKLENGSAGGGGFFESFKRVMRSRSQSVDAMGLTFKKPHTFSTSLSGNFNNNPAESPKFPGISLLVPGKSPSKYGRRGSAIGIGTVEESLIIPGKSPTRKKSGPFSSRRSSAIGIENIQEVQEKSSRDNSPNTQKTPDSGHVSQDPKSDNSSNQSSPEVLTTTKNSSYLVGRAPSIPEAHDLSRSSSNASSFASVVEENEAEATEDYDTGMESLSSAGTPHKRDSFTYGTWLEDSNSNTTVTSHGSSPGPGKSDRGKGTDVRVKLERSHNHQSSSNC is encoded by the exons GGGAACAGGATGGATGAGCAGAGATGCACCTTTCCTCCACCACTTAAG acTGAGGAGGATTACATACCGTACCCAAGCGTCCATGAG GTTTTGGGGAGAAAGAGCCCCTTTCCTCTTATACTCCTGCCACAGTTTGGGGGCTACTGGATTGAGGGGACCAACCATGAGCTGAGCCAGACAGGAGACGCAGAGCCTCTCCAGCCTCTGTCCCCAAACACTCGGACCAAGCTAGAATGTAACACAATGGCTACACTCTTCAGGAAACATTTCCTGGGCAAG GAACACTTTAATTACTATTCAGTGGACAGTGCCCTTGGACATCTGGTGTTCTCCCTAAAATATGAGGTGATTGGTGACCAGGAACATCTGCGTCTGATGCTCAG GACCAAGCTGAAAACCTACCATGATGTgatccccatttcctgtctgacAGAGTTTCCAAATGTAGTCCAAATGGCCAAG CTTGTCTGTGAAGAGGTCAACGTGGACCGCTTTTATCCTGTCCTTTATCCAAAA GCTTCAAGACTCATTGTCACCTTCGATGAACATGTGATAAACAACAATTTTAAGTTTGGGGTCGTctatcaaaagtttggacag ACTTCAGAGGAAGAGCTGTTTGGCAACAATGAAGAGAGTCCTGCCTTTGTAGAATTCTTGGAGTTTCTGGGAGAGAAAATTGAACTGCATAACTTTAAAGG TTTCCGAGGAGGGTTAGATGTGACTCACGGGCAGACTGGCACAGAATCTGTCTACTGCAACTACCGCAACAAAGAGGTCATGTTTCATGTGTCCACAAAACTGCCTTACACAGAGGGGGACACGCAGCAG TTGCAGAGAAAAAGGCACATAGGAAATGACATCGTGGCCATCGTTTTCCAAGAAGAAAATACTCCCTTTGTACCAGACATGATCGCCTCCAACTTTCTCCACGCTTACATTGTAGTCCAAGTGGTCAACCCCTGCTCTGACAATGTTCTCTACAAG GTGTCAGTGACAGCACGGGATGATGTACCTTTCTTTGGCCCTGCCCTCCCAAACCCTGCTATCTTTAAAAAG ggCCCTGAATTCCATGAATTCCTTTTTACTAAGCTAATCAATGCAGAATATGCCTGCTACAAAGCTGAGAAATTTGCCAAATTGGAG GAGCGAACAAGATCGGCCTTGTTAGAGACCCTTTATGAGGAGCTCCATGTAAACAGCCAGGCCATAATGGGTGTTGGAGGAGAGGATGACAAACTGGAAAATGGGAGCGCTGGAGGAGGGGGCTTCTTTGAGTCTTTTAAG AGGGTGATGCGCAGCAGGAGCCAGTCTGTGGATGCCATGGGTCTTACTTTCAAGAAGCCACACACATTCTCCACTAGCCTGAGCGGCAACTTTAACAACAACCCCGCAGAGAGCCCCAAATTCCCAGGGATA TCATTGCTTGTCCCAGGCAAAAGTCCGAGTAAATATGGACGCCGAGGCAGTGCCATAGGGATAGGAACAGTAGAAGAG TCTTTGATAATCCCAGGAAAAAGCCCAACCAGGAAAAAGTCTGGTCCTTTCAGCTCCCGGCGAAGCAGTGCCATTGGCATTGAAAACATTCAAGAAGTCCAGGAGAAGAG CAGTAGAGATAACTCCCCAAATACTCAGAAGACCCCTGACAGTGGTCACGTCTCTCAAGATCCCAAATCTGACAACTCATCCAATCAGAGCTCTCCTGAGGTGCTCACAACCACCAAGAACAG TTCTTATCTTGTTGGCAGGGCCCCATCCATCCCCGAGGCTCACGACCTCTCCCGCTCGTCCTCCAATGCCAGCAGCTTCGCCAGTGTGGTGGAGGAAAATGAGGCGGAGGCAACAGAGGACTATGACACAGGCATG GAGAGTCTGTCATCTGCTGGAACACCGCACAAGCGAGACTCCTTCACCTACGGCACTTGGCTGGAGGACAGCAACAGTAACACCACTGTCACCAGTCATGGAAGCTCCCCAG GGCCTGGTAAATCTGATCGAGGAAAGGGGACAGACGTCCGTGTGAAACTGGAACGATCACACAATCATCAGTCCTCATCA AACTGTTAG
- the rap1gapa gene encoding rap1 GTPase-activating protein 1 isoform X4 encodes MPHRKRSFTFGAYGGVDKTFSKARSLWKQDGSDPRISATLEPQLLQPKLPFSTSPFQKTPDLFEMIEKMQGNRMDEQRCTFPPPLKTEEDYIPYPSVHEVLGRKSPFPLILLPQFGGYWIEGTNHELSQTGDAEPLQPLSPNTRTKLECNTMATLFRKHFLGKEHFNYYSVDSALGHLVFSLKYEVIGDQEHLRLMLRTKLKTYHDVIPISCLTEFPNVVQMAKLVCEEVNVDRFYPVLYPKASRLIVTFDEHVINNNFKFGVVYQKFGQTSEEELFGNNEESPAFVEFLEFLGEKIELHNFKGFRGGLDVTHGQTGTESVYCNYRNKEVMFHVSTKLPYTEGDTQQLQRKRHIGNDIVAIVFQEENTPFVPDMIASNFLHAYIVVQVVNPCSDNVLYKVSVTARDDVPFFGPALPNPAIFKKGPEFHEFLFTKLINAEYACYKAEKFAKLEERTRSALLETLYEELHVNSQAIMGVGGEDDKLENGSAGGGGFFESFKRVMRSRSQSVDAMGLTFKKPHTFSTSLSGNFNNNPAESPKFPGISLIIPGKSPTRKKSGPFSSRRSSAIGIENIQEVQEKSSRDNSPNTQKTPDSGHVSQDPKSDNSSNQSSPEVLTTTKNSSYLVGRAPSIPEAHDLSRSSSNASSFASVVEENEAEATEDYDTGMESLSSAGTPHKRDSFTYGTWLEDSNSNTTVTSHGSSPGPGKSDRGKGTDVRVKLERSHNHQSSSNC; translated from the exons GGGAACAGGATGGATGAGCAGAGATGCACCTTTCCTCCACCACTTAAG acTGAGGAGGATTACATACCGTACCCAAGCGTCCATGAG GTTTTGGGGAGAAAGAGCCCCTTTCCTCTTATACTCCTGCCACAGTTTGGGGGCTACTGGATTGAGGGGACCAACCATGAGCTGAGCCAGACAGGAGACGCAGAGCCTCTCCAGCCTCTGTCCCCAAACACTCGGACCAAGCTAGAATGTAACACAATGGCTACACTCTTCAGGAAACATTTCCTGGGCAAG GAACACTTTAATTACTATTCAGTGGACAGTGCCCTTGGACATCTGGTGTTCTCCCTAAAATATGAGGTGATTGGTGACCAGGAACATCTGCGTCTGATGCTCAG GACCAAGCTGAAAACCTACCATGATGTgatccccatttcctgtctgacAGAGTTTCCAAATGTAGTCCAAATGGCCAAG CTTGTCTGTGAAGAGGTCAACGTGGACCGCTTTTATCCTGTCCTTTATCCAAAA GCTTCAAGACTCATTGTCACCTTCGATGAACATGTGATAAACAACAATTTTAAGTTTGGGGTCGTctatcaaaagtttggacag ACTTCAGAGGAAGAGCTGTTTGGCAACAATGAAGAGAGTCCTGCCTTTGTAGAATTCTTGGAGTTTCTGGGAGAGAAAATTGAACTGCATAACTTTAAAGG TTTCCGAGGAGGGTTAGATGTGACTCACGGGCAGACTGGCACAGAATCTGTCTACTGCAACTACCGCAACAAAGAGGTCATGTTTCATGTGTCCACAAAACTGCCTTACACAGAGGGGGACACGCAGCAG TTGCAGAGAAAAAGGCACATAGGAAATGACATCGTGGCCATCGTTTTCCAAGAAGAAAATACTCCCTTTGTACCAGACATGATCGCCTCCAACTTTCTCCACGCTTACATTGTAGTCCAAGTGGTCAACCCCTGCTCTGACAATGTTCTCTACAAG GTGTCAGTGACAGCACGGGATGATGTACCTTTCTTTGGCCCTGCCCTCCCAAACCCTGCTATCTTTAAAAAG ggCCCTGAATTCCATGAATTCCTTTTTACTAAGCTAATCAATGCAGAATATGCCTGCTACAAAGCTGAGAAATTTGCCAAATTGGAG GAGCGAACAAGATCGGCCTTGTTAGAGACCCTTTATGAGGAGCTCCATGTAAACAGCCAGGCCATAATGGGTGTTGGAGGAGAGGATGACAAACTGGAAAATGGGAGCGCTGGAGGAGGGGGCTTCTTTGAGTCTTTTAAG AGGGTGATGCGCAGCAGGAGCCAGTCTGTGGATGCCATGGGTCTTACTTTCAAGAAGCCACACACATTCTCCACTAGCCTGAGCGGCAACTTTAACAACAACCCCGCAGAGAGCCCCAAATTCCCAGGGATA TCTTTGATAATCCCAGGAAAAAGCCCAACCAGGAAAAAGTCTGGTCCTTTCAGCTCCCGGCGAAGCAGTGCCATTGGCATTGAAAACATTCAAGAAGTCCAGGAGAAGAG CAGTAGAGATAACTCCCCAAATACTCAGAAGACCCCTGACAGTGGTCACGTCTCTCAAGATCCCAAATCTGACAACTCATCCAATCAGAGCTCTCCTGAGGTGCTCACAACCACCAAGAACAG TTCTTATCTTGTTGGCAGGGCCCCATCCATCCCCGAGGCTCACGACCTCTCCCGCTCGTCCTCCAATGCCAGCAGCTTCGCCAGTGTGGTGGAGGAAAATGAGGCGGAGGCAACAGAGGACTATGACACAGGCATG GAGAGTCTGTCATCTGCTGGAACACCGCACAAGCGAGACTCCTTCACCTACGGCACTTGGCTGGAGGACAGCAACAGTAACACCACTGTCACCAGTCATGGAAGCTCCCCAG GGCCTGGTAAATCTGATCGAGGAAAGGGGACAGACGTCCGTGTGAAACTGGAACGATCACACAATCATCAGTCCTCATCA AACTGTTAG
- the rap1gapa gene encoding rap1 GTPase-activating protein 1 isoform X3, giving the protein MPHRKRSFTFGAYGGVDKTFSKARSLWKQDGSDPRISATLEPQLLQPKLPFSTSPFQKTPDLFEMIEKMQGNRMDEQRCTFPPPLKTEEDYIPYPSVHEVLGRKSPFPLILLPQFGGYWIEGTNHELSQTGDAEPLQPLSPNTRTKLECNTMATLFRKHFLGKEHFNYYSVDSALGHLVFSLKYEVIGDQEHLRLMLRTKLKTYHDVIPISCLTEFPNVVQMAKLVCEEVNVDRFYPVLYPKASRLIVTFDEHVINNNFKFGVVYQKFGQTSEEELFGNNEESPAFVEFLEFLGEKIELHNFKGFRGGLDVTHGQTGTESVYCNYRNKEVMFHVSTKLPYTEGDTQQLQRKRHIGNDIVAIVFQEENTPFVPDMIASNFLHAYIVVQVVNPCSDNVLYKVSVTARDDVPFFGPALPNPAIFKKGPEFHEFLFTKLINAEYACYKAEKFAKLEERTRSALLETLYEELHVNSQAIMGVGGEDDKLENGSAGGGGFFESFKRVMRSRSQSVDAMGLTFKKPHTFSTSLSGNFNNNPAESPKFPGISLIIPGKSPTRKKSGPFSSRRSSAIGIENIQEVQEKSSSRDNSPNTQKTPDSGHVSQDPKSDNSSNQSSPEVLTTTKNSSYLVGRAPSIPEAHDLSRSSSNASSFASVVEENEAEATEDYDTGMESLSSAGTPHKRDSFTYGTWLEDSNSNTTVTSHGSSPGPGKSDRGKGTDVRVKLERSHNHQSSSNC; this is encoded by the exons GGGAACAGGATGGATGAGCAGAGATGCACCTTTCCTCCACCACTTAAG acTGAGGAGGATTACATACCGTACCCAAGCGTCCATGAG GTTTTGGGGAGAAAGAGCCCCTTTCCTCTTATACTCCTGCCACAGTTTGGGGGCTACTGGATTGAGGGGACCAACCATGAGCTGAGCCAGACAGGAGACGCAGAGCCTCTCCAGCCTCTGTCCCCAAACACTCGGACCAAGCTAGAATGTAACACAATGGCTACACTCTTCAGGAAACATTTCCTGGGCAAG GAACACTTTAATTACTATTCAGTGGACAGTGCCCTTGGACATCTGGTGTTCTCCCTAAAATATGAGGTGATTGGTGACCAGGAACATCTGCGTCTGATGCTCAG GACCAAGCTGAAAACCTACCATGATGTgatccccatttcctgtctgacAGAGTTTCCAAATGTAGTCCAAATGGCCAAG CTTGTCTGTGAAGAGGTCAACGTGGACCGCTTTTATCCTGTCCTTTATCCAAAA GCTTCAAGACTCATTGTCACCTTCGATGAACATGTGATAAACAACAATTTTAAGTTTGGGGTCGTctatcaaaagtttggacag ACTTCAGAGGAAGAGCTGTTTGGCAACAATGAAGAGAGTCCTGCCTTTGTAGAATTCTTGGAGTTTCTGGGAGAGAAAATTGAACTGCATAACTTTAAAGG TTTCCGAGGAGGGTTAGATGTGACTCACGGGCAGACTGGCACAGAATCTGTCTACTGCAACTACCGCAACAAAGAGGTCATGTTTCATGTGTCCACAAAACTGCCTTACACAGAGGGGGACACGCAGCAG TTGCAGAGAAAAAGGCACATAGGAAATGACATCGTGGCCATCGTTTTCCAAGAAGAAAATACTCCCTTTGTACCAGACATGATCGCCTCCAACTTTCTCCACGCTTACATTGTAGTCCAAGTGGTCAACCCCTGCTCTGACAATGTTCTCTACAAG GTGTCAGTGACAGCACGGGATGATGTACCTTTCTTTGGCCCTGCCCTCCCAAACCCTGCTATCTTTAAAAAG ggCCCTGAATTCCATGAATTCCTTTTTACTAAGCTAATCAATGCAGAATATGCCTGCTACAAAGCTGAGAAATTTGCCAAATTGGAG GAGCGAACAAGATCGGCCTTGTTAGAGACCCTTTATGAGGAGCTCCATGTAAACAGCCAGGCCATAATGGGTGTTGGAGGAGAGGATGACAAACTGGAAAATGGGAGCGCTGGAGGAGGGGGCTTCTTTGAGTCTTTTAAG AGGGTGATGCGCAGCAGGAGCCAGTCTGTGGATGCCATGGGTCTTACTTTCAAGAAGCCACACACATTCTCCACTAGCCTGAGCGGCAACTTTAACAACAACCCCGCAGAGAGCCCCAAATTCCCAGGGATA TCTTTGATAATCCCAGGAAAAAGCCCAACCAGGAAAAAGTCTGGTCCTTTCAGCTCCCGGCGAAGCAGTGCCATTGGCATTGAAAACATTCAAGAAGTCCAGGAGAAGAG TAGCAGTAGAGATAACTCCCCAAATACTCAGAAGACCCCTGACAGTGGTCACGTCTCTCAAGATCCCAAATCTGACAACTCATCCAATCAGAGCTCTCCTGAGGTGCTCACAACCACCAAGAACAG TTCTTATCTTGTTGGCAGGGCCCCATCCATCCCCGAGGCTCACGACCTCTCCCGCTCGTCCTCCAATGCCAGCAGCTTCGCCAGTGTGGTGGAGGAAAATGAGGCGGAGGCAACAGAGGACTATGACACAGGCATG GAGAGTCTGTCATCTGCTGGAACACCGCACAAGCGAGACTCCTTCACCTACGGCACTTGGCTGGAGGACAGCAACAGTAACACCACTGTCACCAGTCATGGAAGCTCCCCAG GGCCTGGTAAATCTGATCGAGGAAAGGGGACAGACGTCCGTGTGAAACTGGAACGATCACACAATCATCAGTCCTCATCA AACTGTTAG
- the aurkaip1 gene encoding small ribosomal subunit protein mS38, with protein MFASKIVLRLGLLRRATCALQAHRETLNGFLQPAASAYCSSLQQKLANYSTAADNRSPPRWIQLEPELDEALIPRKLSVSPLESWLSLRYSLPPLLESTQPQEDVELLEEKVLPPVSVPVLEDREGTITPLTCKNVLEIRRRKMNRHKYKKLQKRTKFLRKRVLEGRGKKKQRRFEEDLKKIWKRAGLKKAPEGWTAPKIFIKQYGNRRN; from the exons ATGTTTGCCTCAAAGATCGTCCTTCGTCTCGGCCTTTTACGTAGAGCAACTT GTGCACTTCAAGCTCATAGAGAAACTTTGAATGGATTTCTACAACCAGCTGCTTCTGCTTACTGCTCTTCACTTCAGCAAAAACTGGCAAACTACTCAACAGCGGCAGACAACAGGAGTCCTCCGCGTTGGATCCAACTTGAACCGGAACTGGACGAGGCTCTTATACCACGAAAACTGTCAGTAAGTCCCCTGGAGAGCTGGCTTTCACTGCGTTACTCTCTTCCTCCGCTGCTGGAGTCCACTCAGCCACAGGAGGATGTAGAGCTCCTGGAGGAGAAGGTGCTGCCACCTGTCTCCGTCCCTGTTTTGGAAGACAGGGAGGGTACAATAACACCGCTCACATGTAAGAATGTTCTAGAGATACGTCGGCGGAAGATGAACCGACATAAATATAAGAAGCTGCAAAAACGGACTAAATTCTTGAGAAAGAGGGTGCTGGAAGGCCGGGGGAAGAAGAAGCAG AGACGGTTTGAGGAGGATCTGAAGAAGATTTGGAAGCGGGCTGGACTGAAGAAGGCTCCAGAGGGATGGACCGCACCTAAGATCTTCATTAAACAGTATGGAAACAGAAGGAACTGA
- the LOC115783069 gene encoding matrix remodeling-associated protein 8 — protein sequence MLLVMALLQILAVLFLPRAWGQSSSSGFGVVVEAKNITLPAGSKAVLPCHSPRMVWTRDRLKDRQRVVHWDLTPSSPGYAVERVLDMSPGAKQRVYNGFNKGRISVPDSAFSDGNFSLIINNVIATDKGVYTCNLHHHYCQIHQSIQIQLNVTKSARKEKRYWDGEKTVFVVLLGSSVVLPCVNRRPLWREGLQEEEQQVAHWDFQPPGVRPDKADRLVDLYASGERRDYGPLFAQSKMSVAEDAFTLGDFSLYISDLRPADKGLYSCHLHHHYCGLHERRIFRLTVGPPLLSDSTPAPRIFQNDEPEPSDGVETPHVVNVFIPEHRSYFMQHLGYFLATFLLLGFIVIAVIVLTRRRKKRGLEYELGRSHRGAGITRGEIALDCTELKTCNQEPLNSEYKNNLLKERDMAKDCNNEFDGKMWK from the exons ATGCTCCTTGTCATGGCTCTCCTTCAGA tcctTGCTGTGCTCTTCCTGCCAAGAG CTTGGGGACAGAGTAGCAGCAGCGGGTTTGGTGTAGTGGTAGAGGCGAAGAACATCACTCTTCCTGCAGGATCTAAGGCCGTCCTACCCTGCCACAGCCCCCGCATGGTATGGACTCGGGACAGACTGAAGGACCGTCAGAGGGTGGTGCACTGGGACTTGACCCCCAGCAGCCCAGGATATGCCGTGGAGCGAGTCTTGGACATGTCGCCTGGGGCCAAGCAGCGGGTCTACAACGGCTTCAACAAGGGACGCATTTCCGTCCCAGACTCTGCTTTTAGCGATGGCAACTTCTCCCTTATTATCAACA aTGTGATAGCGACTGACAAAGGAGTTTATACTTGTAATTTACACCATCACTACTGCCAGATTCACCAGTCCATTCAAATCCAGCTTAATGTCACTAAGTCAG CTCGAAAAGAGAAACGATACTGGGATGGAGAGAAGACTGTGTTTGTGGTCCTGTTGGGCAGCTCAGTGGTATTGCCTTGTGTGAACCGGCGCCCCCTGTGGAGAGAGGGTcttcaggaggaagagcagcaggTGGCTCACTGGGACTTCCAGCCCCCTGGAGTGCGTCCTGATAAGGCTGACCGTCTGGTGGACCTGTATGCCTCCGGAGAACGTCGGGACTATGGACCTCTCTTCGCACAGAGCAAGATGAGTGTGGCAGAGGATGCTTTTACATTAGGAGACTTCTCACTGTACATCTCTGACTTGAGACCTGCTGATAAAGGCCTTTACTCCTGCCACCTACACCACCACTACTGTGGTCTGCATGAGAGGCGCATCTTCAGACTCACTGTGGGACCTCCACTCCTGTCTGATTCCACTCCAGCACCCAGAATTTTCCAGAATGACGAACCAGAACCAA GTGACGGGGTAGAAACTCCACATGTGGTTAATGTCTTCATCCCTGAGCATCGGAGTTATTTCATGCAGCATTTGGGCTACTTCCTGGCAACGTTCCTACTGCTGGGGTTTATCGTCATTGCTGTCATTGTGTTGACTCGACGGCGCAAAAAGAgag ggCTGGAGTATGAGCTGGGTAGATCCCATCG GGGAGCTGGAATCACTAGAGGTGAAATAGCTTTAGACTGCACAGAGCTGAAGACCTGTAACCAAGAgcctttgaattcag AGTACAAAAACAACTTACTGAAAGAGCGAGATATGGCTAAAGACTGCAATAACG AATTTGATGGGAAGATGTGGAAGTGA